One Setaria italica strain Yugu1 chromosome I, Setaria_italica_v2.0, whole genome shotgun sequence DNA window includes the following coding sequences:
- the LOC101781929 gene encoding uncharacterized protein LOC101781929 isoform X1: protein MVRKLRRKGDASAAPAPKADAPGSAEKKAVKSDSEKLKAAAAESAGTAEASASAPKRVEASPASAAAAGNGGVALSRKEDRKASGKEPMRGREEEKVKGQDRKTSSRDEDSVRREEKRRRTAGEEEEDGDERGFIFMCNARTKPECYRSGVFGLPRGKMDVVERIRPGAKLFLYDFDLKLMYGVYKADTSGGLDLVRHAFEGKFPAQVKFSVDIDCLPVPESSFKHAIKENYNSKGRFTQELSPKQVHRLLEIFQPIGRSQPAPQHIEETRRPLLVEDRRESYDYEEIRLPEHVEERGIPIHARSYPLEDHYKITHSLHPPLLDEPRCILVLDPYHMQEPQHVPPKYYHQVSTSSLNHQPHMDILHERTAAKATVRDPLLARDYGALPGELAARSERVDELYRSYKLSTRAMDLQPGPSYVSPYQNSSSLYYGESLQRPVVARVRGPSVPVSSRYSFGPP, encoded by the exons ATGGTGAGGAAGCTCAGGCGCAAGGGGGACgcctccgcggcgccggcgcccaagGCCGACGCCCCGGGGTCGGCCGAGAAGAAGGCGGTGAAAAGCGATTCGGAGAAGCTGAAGGCGGCCGCCGCTGAATCCGCGGGCACCGCCGAGGCGTCTGCTTCGGCACCGAAGCGGGTCGAGGCGAGCCCGGCGTCCGCCGCAGCGGCTGGCAATGGTGGGGTCGCTCTGAGCAGAAAGGAGGACAGGAAGGCGAGTGGGAAGGAGCCGatgagggggagggaggaggagaaggtgaAGGGGCAAGACAGGAAGACGAGCAGTAGGGATGAGGATAGCGTGAGGagggaagagaagaggaggaggacggcgggggaggaagaggaggatggtGATGAGAGGGGGTTTATATTCATGTGCAACGCGAGGACGAAACCGGAGTGCTACCGGAGCGGCGTGTTTGGCCTGCCCAGGGGGAAGATGGATGTGGTGGAAAGGATCCGGCCAGGGGCGAAGCTGTTCTTGTATGATTTTGACCTCAAGCTGATGTACGGGGTCTACAAGGCGGATACAAGTGGAGGTTTGGATCTTGTGCGACACGCATTCGAGGGGAAATTCCCCGCGCAG GTTAAGTTTAGCGTTGACATAGATTGTCTTCCTGTTCCGGAGAGTAGTTTTAAGCACGCCATTAAGGAAAACTACAATTCAAAAGGCAGATTCACCCAAGAGCTCAGCCCTAAACAA GTTCATAGGCTATTGGAGATATTTCAGCCCATTGGCCGTTCTCAACCAGCTCCACAACATATTGAAGAAACACGCCGGCCACTTCTTGTTGAAGATAGGCGAGAATCATATGACTATGAAGAAATACGATTACCAGAACATGTTGAAGAAAGAGGCATACCTATTCATGCCCGTTCATATCCTCTCGAGGATCATTACAAGATCACACATTCATTACATCCTCCACTTCTTGATGAGCCTAGGTGTATTTTGGTGCTAGATCCTTATCATATGCAAGAGCCTCAACATGTTCCTCCAAAGTACTATCACCAAGTGTCTACTAGTTCTTTAAACCATCAACCTCACATGGATATTCTGCATGAAAG AACTGCTGCTAAGGCAACTGTTAGGGACCCACTTCTCGCAAGAGATTATGGAGCACTGCCAGGGGAGCTTGCTGCACGCTCCGAACGTGTGGATGAGCTGTACCGTTCTTACAAACTTTCTACGCGTGCCATGGACCTCCAGCCAGGACCGTCCTACGTGTCACCCTATCAGAACTCCTCTAGTCTTTACTACGGCGAAAGTCTTCAGAGGCCTGTTGTTGCAAGGGTTAGGGGCCCTAGTGTGCCTGTGTCCAGCCGTTACTCCTTTGGTCCACCATGA
- the LOC101781929 gene encoding uncharacterized protein LOC101781929 isoform X3 produces MVRKLRRKGDASAAPAPKADAPGSAEKKAVKSDSEKLKAAAAESAGTAEASASAPKRVEASPASAAAAGNGGVALSRKEDRKASGKEPMRGREEEKVKGQDRKTSSRDEDSVRREEKRRRTAGEEEEDGDERGFIFMCNARTKPECYRSGVFGLPRGKMDVVERIRPGAKLFLYDFDLKLMYGVYKADTSGGLDLVRHAFEGKFPAQVKFSVDIDCLPVPESSFKHAIKENYNSKGRFTQELSPKQVHRLLEIFQPIGRSQPAPQHIEETRRPLLVEDRRESYDYEEIRLPEHVEERGIPIHARSYPLEDHYKITHSLHPPLLDEPRCILVLDPYHMQEPQHVPPKYYHQVSTSSLNHQPHMDILHERGYWWLYALVASARVVVVLGAPLVCVAMALCWIYWACIIS; encoded by the exons ATGGTGAGGAAGCTCAGGCGCAAGGGGGACgcctccgcggcgccggcgcccaagGCCGACGCCCCGGGGTCGGCCGAGAAGAAGGCGGTGAAAAGCGATTCGGAGAAGCTGAAGGCGGCCGCCGCTGAATCCGCGGGCACCGCCGAGGCGTCTGCTTCGGCACCGAAGCGGGTCGAGGCGAGCCCGGCGTCCGCCGCAGCGGCTGGCAATGGTGGGGTCGCTCTGAGCAGAAAGGAGGACAGGAAGGCGAGTGGGAAGGAGCCGatgagggggagggaggaggagaaggtgaAGGGGCAAGACAGGAAGACGAGCAGTAGGGATGAGGATAGCGTGAGGagggaagagaagaggaggaggacggcgggggaggaagaggaggatggtGATGAGAGGGGGTTTATATTCATGTGCAACGCGAGGACGAAACCGGAGTGCTACCGGAGCGGCGTGTTTGGCCTGCCCAGGGGGAAGATGGATGTGGTGGAAAGGATCCGGCCAGGGGCGAAGCTGTTCTTGTATGATTTTGACCTCAAGCTGATGTACGGGGTCTACAAGGCGGATACAAGTGGAGGTTTGGATCTTGTGCGACACGCATTCGAGGGGAAATTCCCCGCGCAG GTTAAGTTTAGCGTTGACATAGATTGTCTTCCTGTTCCGGAGAGTAGTTTTAAGCACGCCATTAAGGAAAACTACAATTCAAAAGGCAGATTCACCCAAGAGCTCAGCCCTAAACAA GTTCATAGGCTATTGGAGATATTTCAGCCCATTGGCCGTTCTCAACCAGCTCCACAACATATTGAAGAAACACGCCGGCCACTTCTTGTTGAAGATAGGCGAGAATCATATGACTATGAAGAAATACGATTACCAGAACATGTTGAAGAAAGAGGCATACCTATTCATGCCCGTTCATATCCTCTCGAGGATCATTACAAGATCACACATTCATTACATCCTCCACTTCTTGATGAGCCTAGGTGTATTTTGGTGCTAGATCCTTATCATATGCAAGAGCCTCAACATGTTCCTCCAAAGTACTATCACCAAGTGTCTACTAGTTCTTTAAACCATCAACCTCACATGGATATTCTGCATGAAAG GGGATATTGGTGGCTGTATGCACTGGTGGCGTCTGCCAGGGTGGTTGTGGTGCTTGGCGCACCACTAGTGTGTGTGGCAATGGCTCTCTGTTGGATATATTGGGCATGCATTATTTCCTGA
- the LOC101783273 gene encoding putative NAC domain-containing protein 94, giving the protein MDEIRSDDMEKQDEVMLPGFRFHPTDEELVRFYLKRKIQQKSLPIELIRQLDIYKYDPWDLPKLASTGEKEWYFYCPRDRKYRNSTRPNRVTGAGFWKATGTDRPIYSSDGSKCIGLKKSLVFYKGRAAKGVKTDWMMHEFRLPSLTEPSLPPKKPLEKTIPPNDSWAICRIFKKTNLTAQRALSHSWVSPPLSSTNENYIRPSSQATHRSQHSSENTSSTMTNIVSSTIKFNGSSYMPSIVSSSRNPLSIIDSSSSRPAASLVLPPSGAEHQTMSVLSAIPLDLPAGMDNTSMVLNASHNTLQNLDRIPTNIEFGQPHHPNNSIIMANRCTLDLPDIGNSANSAPRSINFPFNLQGALPDDWRMTLPWDSLPCTTEVSINYQSTKCYT; this is encoded by the exons ATGGATGAGATCAGAAGTGATGACATGGAGAAGCAAGACGAAGTTATGTTACCTGGCTTCAGGTTTCATCCAACAGATGAAGAGCTCGTCAGGTTCTACCTTAAAAGAAAAATCCAGCAGAAGTCTCTCCCAATTGAGCTCATCAGGCAGTTGGATATCTACAAGTATGATCCATGGGATCTCCCAA AACTAGCGAGTACTGGAGAGAAGGAATGGTATTTCTACTGTCCAAGGGATAGGAAGTACCGGAACAGCACAAGGCCGAACAGGGTAACTGGAGCAGGTTTCTGGAAGGCCACTGGAACTGATAGGCCAATCTACTCTTCCGATGGAAGCAAGTGCATAGGCTTGAAGAAATCTCTTGTCTTCTACAAAGGTAGAGCAGCCAAAGGGGTCAAAACTGACTGGATGATGCATGAATTTCGGCTGCCTTCACTCACTGAACCGTCACTGCCACCGAAGAAGCCACTTGAGAAGACCATTCCACCAAAT GATTCCTGGGCGATCTGCAGGATTTTCAAAAAGACCAATTTAACAGCACAGAGAGCCCTCTCACACTCATGGGTATCTCCTCCATTATCCAGCACAAATGAAAACTACATTCGTCCTTCCTCGCAGGCTACACATAGAAGTCAGCACAGCTCAGAGAACACATCATCTACAATGACCAACATCGTCTCCTCCACCATCAAGTTCAATGGCAGCAGTTACATGCCTTCAATAGTTTCCTCTAGCCGCAACCCTTTGAGCATCATtgatagcagcagcagcaggccagctGCATCCCTTGTGCTTCCCCCATCAGGTGCAGAGCATCAGACCATGAGTGTCCTTTCAGCAATTCCGCTTGATCTTCCAGCAGGGATGGACAACACATCAATGGTCCTCAATGCATCGCACAATACACTCCAGAACCTAGACAGGATCCCCACAAACATCGAGTTTGGCCAACCACACCATCCCAACAACAGCATTATCATGGCCAACAGATGCACGCTTGATTTGCCTGACATTGGCAACAGTGCCAACAGCGCTCCACGGTCGATCAACTTCCCATTCAACCTGCAAGGAGCACTGCCTGATGACTGGAGGATGACACTGCCCTGGGATTCTCTCCCTTGCACAACTGAGGTCTCAATAAACTACCAATCGACCAAATGCTATACTTAG
- the LOC101781929 gene encoding uncharacterized protein LOC101781929 isoform X2, giving the protein MVRKLRRKGDASAAPAPKADAPGSAEKKAVKSDSEKLKAAAAESAGTAEASASAPKRVEASPASAAAAGNGGVALSRKEDRKASGKEPMRGREEEKVKGQDRKTSSRDEDSVRREEKRRRTAGEEEEDGDERGFIFMCNARTKPECYRSGVFGLPRGKMDVVERIRPGAKLFLYDFDLKLMYGVYKADTSGGLDLVRHAFEGKFPAQVKFSVDIDCLPVPESSFKHAIKENYNSKGRFTQELSPKQVHRLLEIFQPIGRSQPAPQHIEETRRPLLVEDRRESYDYEEIRLPEHVEERGIPIHARSYPLEDHYKITHSLHPPLLDEPRCILVLDPYHMQEPQHVPPKYYHQVSTSSLNHQPHMDILHESAAGVPSTQVKRTAALRDPWLQAVQCRGSTGVHEEHPPPCSTSSGRLQRWA; this is encoded by the exons ATGGTGAGGAAGCTCAGGCGCAAGGGGGACgcctccgcggcgccggcgcccaagGCCGACGCCCCGGGGTCGGCCGAGAAGAAGGCGGTGAAAAGCGATTCGGAGAAGCTGAAGGCGGCCGCCGCTGAATCCGCGGGCACCGCCGAGGCGTCTGCTTCGGCACCGAAGCGGGTCGAGGCGAGCCCGGCGTCCGCCGCAGCGGCTGGCAATGGTGGGGTCGCTCTGAGCAGAAAGGAGGACAGGAAGGCGAGTGGGAAGGAGCCGatgagggggagggaggaggagaaggtgaAGGGGCAAGACAGGAAGACGAGCAGTAGGGATGAGGATAGCGTGAGGagggaagagaagaggaggaggacggcgggggaggaagaggaggatggtGATGAGAGGGGGTTTATATTCATGTGCAACGCGAGGACGAAACCGGAGTGCTACCGGAGCGGCGTGTTTGGCCTGCCCAGGGGGAAGATGGATGTGGTGGAAAGGATCCGGCCAGGGGCGAAGCTGTTCTTGTATGATTTTGACCTCAAGCTGATGTACGGGGTCTACAAGGCGGATACAAGTGGAGGTTTGGATCTTGTGCGACACGCATTCGAGGGGAAATTCCCCGCGCAG GTTAAGTTTAGCGTTGACATAGATTGTCTTCCTGTTCCGGAGAGTAGTTTTAAGCACGCCATTAAGGAAAACTACAATTCAAAAGGCAGATTCACCCAAGAGCTCAGCCCTAAACAA GTTCATAGGCTATTGGAGATATTTCAGCCCATTGGCCGTTCTCAACCAGCTCCACAACATATTGAAGAAACACGCCGGCCACTTCTTGTTGAAGATAGGCGAGAATCATATGACTATGAAGAAATACGATTACCAGAACATGTTGAAGAAAGAGGCATACCTATTCATGCCCGTTCATATCCTCTCGAGGATCATTACAAGATCACACATTCATTACATCCTCCACTTCTTGATGAGCCTAGGTGTATTTTGGTGCTAGATCCTTATCATATGCAAGAGCCTCAACATGTTCCTCCAAAGTACTATCACCAAGTGTCTACTAGTTCTTTAAACCATCAACCTCACATGGATATTCTGCATGAAAG TGCAGCTGGTGTCCCTTCGACCCAAGTGAAAAGAACTGCCGCACTGCGTGATCCCTGGCTGCAGGCCGTGCAGTGCCGAGGTAGCACTGGTGTCCACGAAGAGCATCCGCCGCCGTGCAGCACCAGCTCCGGCCGGCTCCAAAGATGGGCATGA
- the LOC101781523 gene encoding sphinganine C4-monooxygenase 1, producing the protein MGIGAVSDELLGTFVPIAVYWLYSGLYVALDGVGRLDGYRLHTREEAATKNVVSKATVVRGVLVQQAFQVAVSLTLFAVIGDESGTGQKQPPALVIVLQFITAMVVMDTWQYFMHRYMHINKFLYKHIHSKHHTLVVPYSFGALYNHPLEGLILDTIGGALSFLVSGMTPRTSIFFFSFATIKTVDDHCGLWLPGNILQALFSNNSAYHDIHHQLYGNKYNFSQPFFVMWDKILGTYMPYSIEQRKGGGVESRPAKLD; encoded by the exons ATGGGGATTGGGGCGGTGTCGGACGAGCTGCTGGGCACATTCGTGCCGATCGCCGTGTACTGGCTCTACTCGGGGCTCTACGTCGCGCTGGACGGGGTGGGGCGGCTTGATGGGTACCGGCTGCACACCAGGGAGGAGGCCGCCACCAAGAACGTCGTCTCCAAGGCCACAGTTGTCAGGGGCGTCCTCGTCCAGCAGGCCTTCCAGGTCGCCGTCTCGCTCACCCTCTTCGCG GTTATTGGTGATGAGAGTGGTACTGGACAGAAACAACCTCCTGCTCTTGTGATAGTGTTGCAGTTTATCACTGCAATGGTTGTTATGGACACATGGCAGTACTTCATGCACAGATACATGCACATCAACAAGTTTCTGTATAAGCACATCCATTCCAAGCACCACACTCTTGTAGTCCCTTATTCCTTTGGAGCTCTTTACAACCATCCCCTCGAGGGCCTTATTTTGGACACCATTGGTGGTGCACTCTCATTTCTCGTCTCTGGTATGACTCCACGGACATCCatattctttttctcctttgctACCATCAAAACAGTGGATGATCATTGTGGGCTGTGGCTTCCTGGTAACATCCTCCAAGCACTGTTCAGCAACAACAGTGCTTATCATGACATTCACCATCAGCTCTATGGCAACAAGTACAACTTTTCACAACCCTTTTTTGTTATGTGGGACAAGATACTCGGAACTTACATGCCCTACTCTATCGAGCAACGGAAAGGAGGAGGGGTCGAATCAAGGCCAGCTAAACTCGACTGA
- the LOC101781929 gene encoding uncharacterized protein LOC101781929 isoform X4 — protein MVRKLRRKGDASAAPAPKADAPGSAEKKAVKSDSEKLKAAAAESAGTAEASASAPKRVEASPASAAAAGNGGVALSRKEDRKASGKEPMRGREEEKVKGQDRKTSSRDEDSVRREEKRRRTAGEEEEDGDERGFIFMCNARTKPECYRSGVFGLPRGKMDVVERIRPGAKLFLYDFDLKLMYGVYKADTSGGLDLVRHAFEGKFPAQVKFSVDIDCLPVPESSFKHAIKENYNSKGRFTQELSPKQVHRLLEIFQPIGRSQPAPQHIEETRRPLLVEDRRESYDYEEIRLPEHVEERGIPIHARSYPLEDHYKITHSLHPPLLDEPRCILVLDPYHMQEPQHVPPKYYHQVSTSSLNHQPHMDILHERFQLSSRDINLQLVKLVL, from the exons ATGGTGAGGAAGCTCAGGCGCAAGGGGGACgcctccgcggcgccggcgcccaagGCCGACGCCCCGGGGTCGGCCGAGAAGAAGGCGGTGAAAAGCGATTCGGAGAAGCTGAAGGCGGCCGCCGCTGAATCCGCGGGCACCGCCGAGGCGTCTGCTTCGGCACCGAAGCGGGTCGAGGCGAGCCCGGCGTCCGCCGCAGCGGCTGGCAATGGTGGGGTCGCTCTGAGCAGAAAGGAGGACAGGAAGGCGAGTGGGAAGGAGCCGatgagggggagggaggaggagaaggtgaAGGGGCAAGACAGGAAGACGAGCAGTAGGGATGAGGATAGCGTGAGGagggaagagaagaggaggaggacggcgggggaggaagaggaggatggtGATGAGAGGGGGTTTATATTCATGTGCAACGCGAGGACGAAACCGGAGTGCTACCGGAGCGGCGTGTTTGGCCTGCCCAGGGGGAAGATGGATGTGGTGGAAAGGATCCGGCCAGGGGCGAAGCTGTTCTTGTATGATTTTGACCTCAAGCTGATGTACGGGGTCTACAAGGCGGATACAAGTGGAGGTTTGGATCTTGTGCGACACGCATTCGAGGGGAAATTCCCCGCGCAG GTTAAGTTTAGCGTTGACATAGATTGTCTTCCTGTTCCGGAGAGTAGTTTTAAGCACGCCATTAAGGAAAACTACAATTCAAAAGGCAGATTCACCCAAGAGCTCAGCCCTAAACAA GTTCATAGGCTATTGGAGATATTTCAGCCCATTGGCCGTTCTCAACCAGCTCCACAACATATTGAAGAAACACGCCGGCCACTTCTTGTTGAAGATAGGCGAGAATCATATGACTATGAAGAAATACGATTACCAGAACATGTTGAAGAAAGAGGCATACCTATTCATGCCCGTTCATATCCTCTCGAGGATCATTACAAGATCACACATTCATTACATCCTCCACTTCTTGATGAGCCTAGGTGTATTTTGGTGCTAGATCCTTATCATATGCAAGAGCCTCAACATGTTCCTCCAAAGTACTATCACCAAGTGTCTACTAGTTCTTTAAACCATCAACCTCACATGGATATTCTGCATGAAAG GTTTCAACTTTCATCAAGGGATATCAACCTCCAACTAGTAAAACTGGTACTTTAA
- the LOC101781929 gene encoding uncharacterized protein LOC101781929 isoform X5, whose translation MVRKLRRKGDASAAPAPKADAPGSAEKKAVKSDSEKLKAAAAESAGTAEASASAPKRVEASPASAAAAGNGGVALSRKEDRKASGKEPMRGREEEKVKGQDRKTSSRDEDSVRREEKRRRTAGEEEEDGDERGFIFMCNARTKPECYRSGVFGLPRGKMDVVERIRPGAKLFLYDFDLKLMYGVYKADTSGGLDLVRHAFEGKFPAQVKFSVDIDCLPVPESSFKHAIKENYNSKGRFTQELSPKQVHRLLEIFQPIGRSQPAPQHIEETRRPLLVEDRRESYDYEEIRLPEHVEERGIPIHARSYPLEDHYKITHSLHPPLLDEPRCILVLDPYHMQEPQHVPPKYYHQVSTSSLNHQPHMDILHESWCPFDPSEKNCRTA comes from the exons ATGGTGAGGAAGCTCAGGCGCAAGGGGGACgcctccgcggcgccggcgcccaagGCCGACGCCCCGGGGTCGGCCGAGAAGAAGGCGGTGAAAAGCGATTCGGAGAAGCTGAAGGCGGCCGCCGCTGAATCCGCGGGCACCGCCGAGGCGTCTGCTTCGGCACCGAAGCGGGTCGAGGCGAGCCCGGCGTCCGCCGCAGCGGCTGGCAATGGTGGGGTCGCTCTGAGCAGAAAGGAGGACAGGAAGGCGAGTGGGAAGGAGCCGatgagggggagggaggaggagaaggtgaAGGGGCAAGACAGGAAGACGAGCAGTAGGGATGAGGATAGCGTGAGGagggaagagaagaggaggaggacggcgggggaggaagaggaggatggtGATGAGAGGGGGTTTATATTCATGTGCAACGCGAGGACGAAACCGGAGTGCTACCGGAGCGGCGTGTTTGGCCTGCCCAGGGGGAAGATGGATGTGGTGGAAAGGATCCGGCCAGGGGCGAAGCTGTTCTTGTATGATTTTGACCTCAAGCTGATGTACGGGGTCTACAAGGCGGATACAAGTGGAGGTTTGGATCTTGTGCGACACGCATTCGAGGGGAAATTCCCCGCGCAG GTTAAGTTTAGCGTTGACATAGATTGTCTTCCTGTTCCGGAGAGTAGTTTTAAGCACGCCATTAAGGAAAACTACAATTCAAAAGGCAGATTCACCCAAGAGCTCAGCCCTAAACAA GTTCATAGGCTATTGGAGATATTTCAGCCCATTGGCCGTTCTCAACCAGCTCCACAACATATTGAAGAAACACGCCGGCCACTTCTTGTTGAAGATAGGCGAGAATCATATGACTATGAAGAAATACGATTACCAGAACATGTTGAAGAAAGAGGCATACCTATTCATGCCCGTTCATATCCTCTCGAGGATCATTACAAGATCACACATTCATTACATCCTCCACTTCTTGATGAGCCTAGGTGTATTTTGGTGCTAGATCCTTATCATATGCAAGAGCCTCAACATGTTCCTCCAAAGTACTATCACCAAGTGTCTACTAGTTCTTTAAACCATCAACCTCACATGGATATTCTGCATGAAAG CTGGTGTCCCTTCGACCCAAGTGAAAAGAACTGCCGCACTGCGTGA
- the LOC101782870 gene encoding probable galacturonosyltransferase 9: MAGGKAPARRRAVLAAVITLILLASVSFLLSATATSSAAANSPASRLAVVQRHAEDHAAVLAAYTAHARHLSALSASQTDAFLAISSRLSALASRLSVSTVGALEKEAKAQVKRARSLAGGAKEAFDTQSKIQKLSDTVFAVGQQLLRARRAGILNARIAAWSTPKSLHCLAMRLLEARIANASAIPDDPPAPPPELADPSLYHYAVFSDNVLAVSVVVASAARAAAEPSRHVFHVVTAPMYLPAFRVWFARRPPPLGAHVELLSASDFPFLNATYSPVLRQIEDGNRDVALLDYLRFYLPEMFPALRRVVLLEDDVVVQRDLAGLWRVDTGAAVNAALHTCFGGFRRYGKYLNFSDPVVQGSFSPRACAWSYGVNVFDLQAWRREQCTDRFHRFMEMNENGTLWDPASVLPVGLMTFYGKTKPLDKSWHVMGLGYNPHIRPEDISGAAVIHFNGNMKPWLDVAFNQYKHLWTKYVDTEMEFLTLCNFGL, translated from the exons atggccggcggcaagGCACCCGCACGGCGTCGCGCGGTGCTCGCGGCCGTGATCACGCTGATCCTACTCGCCTCTGTCTCGTTCCTCctgtccgccaccgccaccagctccgccgccgcgaacTCCCCGGCCTCGCGCCTGGCCGTCGTCCAACGCCACGCCGAGGACCACGCGGCCGTCCTGGCGGCGTACACGGCCCACGCGCGCCACCTCAGCGCGCTCTCGGCCTCCCAGACGGATGCGTTCCTCGCCATCTCCTCGCGCCTCTCCGCCCTCGCCTCCCGCCTCTCCGTCTCCACCGTGGGGGCCCTGGAGAAGGAGGCCAAGGCCCAGGTCAAGCGCGCGCgctccctcgccggcggcgccaagGAGGCGTTCGACACGCAGTCCAAGATCCAGAAGCTCTCCGACACGGTCTTCGCCGTGGGGCAGCAGCtgctccgcgcccgccgcgcgggCATCCTCAACGCCCGCATCGCCGCGTGGTCCACGCCCAAGTCGCTCCACTGCCTCGCCATGCGCCTCCTCGAGGCCCGCATCGccaacgcctccgccatccCCGACGACCCGCCCGCCCCACCGCCGGAGCTCGCCGACCCGTCGCTCTACCACTACGCCGTCTTCTCCGACAACGTGCTCGCCGTCTCCGTCGTGGTGGcctccgcggcgcgcgcggccgccgagcCCTCGCGCCACGTCTTCCACGTGGTCACCGCGCCCATGTACCTCCCGGCGTTCCGCGTCTGGTtcgcacgccgcccgccgccgctcggcgcgCACGTGGAGCTCCTTTCCGCCTCCGACTTCCCGTTCCTCAACGCGACCTACTCGCCGGTGCTCAGGCAGATCGAGGACGGGAACAGGGACGTGGCGCTGCTGGACTACCTCCGGTTCTACCTCCCGGAGATGTTCCCGGCGCTGCGGAGGGTGGTGCTCCTGGAGGACGACGTGGTGGTGCAGAGGGACCTGGCGGGGCTGTGGCGCGTCGACACGGGCGCCGCCGTGAACGCCGCGCTGCACACGTGCTTCGGAGGGTTCCGGCGCTACGGCAAGTACCTCAACTTCTCGGACCCCGTCGTGCAGGGGAGCTTCAGCCCCCGCGCGTGCGCCTGGTCCTACGGCGTCAACGTCTTCGACCTCCAGGCCTGGCGCCGGGAGCAATGCACCGACCGGTTCCACCGCTTCATGGAAATG AATGAGAACGGGACGCTCTGGGATCCGGCGTCTGTCCTGCCGGTCGGGCTCATGACATTCTACGGCAAAACGAAGCCGCTGGACAAGTCATGGCACGTGATGGGGCTCGGCTACAACCCGCACATCAGACCCGAGGACATCAGCGGAGCTGCCGTGATACACTTCAACGGGAACATGAAGCCATGGCTGGACGTCGCGTTCAACCAGTACAAGCATCTCTGGACCAAGTACGTCGACACCGAGATGGAGTTCCTGACGCTCTGCAACTTTGGCCTCTGA